In a single window of the Niabella ginsenosidivorans genome:
- a CDS encoding pyridoxal phosphate-dependent aminotransferase has product MSLSSLLQRFSEPETLKMAKLGRELRAQGIDVIDLSLGEPDFDTPEHIKDAAIKAINDNWSHYSPVPGFLDAREAVCTKLKRDNNLEYKPEQIVISTGAKQSLANAILALVDDDEEVIIPTPYWVTYSELVKIARGKVVEIRTTVEKKLKINADDLEKAITPKTKAFLFSSPCNPSGAVYTKEELASLVEVFKKYPDIYIISDEIYEYINYVGRHESIAQFDEIKDRVIVVNGLAKGFAMTGWRIGYTASTVEIAKGMEKLQGQITSGTNTIAQKATVTALTADLAPSMEMTKEFARRKKRVMELISDIPGISCTEPDGAFYIFPDMSYYYGKSDGETTVTNSADLCMYLLNKAHVSSVMGAAFGEPNGVRFSFANSLEKIEEGWARIKKALAALK; this is encoded by the coding sequence ATGTCGTTATCTTCTCTTTTACAGCGTTTTAGTGAACCTGAGACCTTAAAGATGGCCAAGCTGGGCCGAGAATTAAGGGCGCAGGGCATTGATGTGATTGATCTGAGCCTTGGCGAACCGGATTTTGATACCCCCGAGCATATAAAGGATGCCGCTATAAAGGCTATTAATGATAACTGGAGCCATTACTCGCCCGTTCCGGGATTCTTAGATGCCCGCGAAGCAGTTTGCACCAAGTTGAAGAGAGATAATAACCTGGAGTATAAGCCGGAACAGATCGTAATATCAACAGGCGCCAAACAAAGCCTTGCCAACGCGATCCTGGCTTTGGTAGATGATGATGAAGAGGTGATCATTCCAACCCCTTACTGGGTAACTTATTCAGAACTGGTAAAAATTGCAAGGGGCAAAGTAGTGGAAATAAGGACAACGGTTGAAAAGAAATTAAAGATCAACGCGGACGATCTGGAAAAAGCCATTACCCCAAAAACAAAGGCTTTCCTGTTTTCTTCTCCCTGCAATCCTTCCGGCGCCGTGTATACTAAAGAAGAACTGGCCAGCCTGGTGGAGGTATTTAAAAAGTACCCGGATATCTACATTATTTCTGATGAGATCTATGAATATATTAATTATGTAGGCCGGCATGAAAGCATTGCCCAGTTTGATGAGATCAAAGACCGGGTAATTGTAGTAAACGGGCTGGCAAAAGGTTTTGCGATGACGGGATGGCGCATTGGTTATACGGCATCAACCGTTGAAATCGCAAAGGGAATGGAGAAGCTGCAGGGACAGATCACCAGCGGTACCAACACGATTGCCCAGAAAGCAACAGTGACCGCGCTTACGGCAGACCTGGCTCCTTCCATGGAAATGACGAAAGAATTTGCCCGCCGTAAAAAACGGGTAATGGAACTGATCAGCGATATACCGGGTATTTCCTGCACAGAGCCGGATGGCGCCTTTTACATTTTTCCGGATATGAGCTATTATTACGGTAAATCTGATGGGGAAACTACGGTAACGAACTCCGCAGATCTCTGTATGTATTTGCTGAATAAAGCACATGTTTCATCAGTAATGGGAGCTGCTTTCGGGGAGCCGAATGGCGTTCGTTTTTCTTTTGCTAACAGCCTGGAAAAGATTGAAGAAGGATGGGCGCGTATTAAGAAAGCGCTTGCGGCGCTGAAGTAA
- a CDS encoding tetratricopeptide repeat-containing sensor histidine kinase, whose product MKLSGVIFLILVTGLTGTTWMGCQNGASQQVTHMTAEAKGIIAMPDSPAKVDSIIVYTGRNRKKSTLDTLFKIGFELVERLKYRQAEPKLLDAYGVYNRDFSRYDIALESHQKSIELARKNKDVHTEIRALNNIGVVYRRLDENGKAITNHMAALRLAEKTGDDFSASVALNSIGNIHIVLGNYDDAIRYFQKGLPIAQKAKNYLGMAMNYNNIGEAYELKRELDSADSYYKQSLFYNEKIKSAKGIAISYNSIGSILKKEGKLNEALTLFKKARIITDTLGDEIYRAGNYNSLGDIYLRLKQYDSSRNKFLSALVIAKSIGTMTEARNAYEGLMRLNEQTGHLDSALNYSKLFKAYSDSIVAESNNLHVRQMEALYSTEKERAKINALETKRRNDHIFGFGALILFILILVSGILYYLRYRLLEHNKRLQQQLEIRTQIASDLHDDMGSSLSSIHIFSELLRKSGNNKEELLTKIEENARDTLDALDDIIWLVKPTNDRFENLCQHIREYAVPMFESKEIRFTIDFPESIAEIPLPMDVRRNIFLIIKESVNNLVKYSQCTEAAITAIDEDTVIFFAIKDNGIGFDAAKLTNRNGVKNIQARAKSMKADIKITTASGAGTLVEFWVKKDRTAAAEAS is encoded by the coding sequence ATGAAGCTTTCAGGGGTAATTTTTCTGATACTTGTTACCGGCCTTACCGGAACAACATGGATGGGGTGCCAAAATGGAGCCTCTCAGCAGGTAACGCATATGACTGCTGAAGCAAAGGGCATTATTGCAATGCCTGATAGCCCTGCAAAGGTAGATTCAATCATTGTTTATACCGGCCGCAATCGTAAAAAGAGCACACTGGATACCTTATTTAAAATAGGGTTTGAACTGGTGGAACGATTAAAATACCGGCAGGCAGAGCCCAAACTGCTGGATGCTTATGGTGTTTATAACCGCGATTTTTCGCGTTACGACATAGCGCTGGAAAGTCATCAGAAAAGTATAGAACTGGCCAGAAAGAATAAGGATGTTCATACCGAGATCCGTGCATTGAATAATATAGGTGTAGTGTACCGCAGGTTAGATGAGAACGGTAAAGCAATTACCAACCACATGGCGGCCCTGCGGCTGGCAGAAAAGACAGGAGATGATTTCAGCGCCAGTGTTGCGCTGAACAGCATTGGTAATATTCATATAGTGCTTGGAAACTACGACGATGCAATCCGTTATTTCCAAAAAGGACTGCCCATTGCCCAGAAGGCAAAAAATTACCTGGGCATGGCCATGAATTATAACAATATTGGTGAGGCCTATGAATTAAAGCGGGAACTGGACTCCGCCGACAGCTATTATAAACAGTCTCTGTTCTATAATGAAAAAATAAAAAGCGCCAAAGGTATAGCCATCAGCTATAACTCCATCGGGAGCATTCTGAAAAAAGAAGGCAAATTAAATGAAGCGCTGACCTTGTTCAAAAAGGCAAGGATCATTACAGACACGCTGGGCGATGAAATTTACCGGGCAGGCAATTACAACAGCCTGGGGGATATTTATTTAAGGTTGAAACAGTACGACAGTTCCAGAAATAAGTTTCTGAGCGCGCTGGTGATTGCAAAGTCGATCGGAACCATGACGGAAGCCCGGAATGCCTATGAGGGCCTGATGCGGCTAAATGAACAGACAGGGCACCTGGACTCAGCGCTTAATTACAGCAAGCTTTTTAAGGCATATAGCGATAGTATTGTAGCGGAAAGTAACAACCTGCACGTGCGCCAGATGGAAGCTTTATATTCTACAGAAAAAGAACGGGCAAAGATCAACGCGCTTGAAACCAAACGCAGAAATGATCATATATTCGGATTTGGCGCACTCATATTATTTATACTCATACTGGTTTCCGGTATCTTATATTATTTAAGGTACCGTTTGCTGGAGCACAATAAACGGCTGCAGCAGCAGCTGGAAATAAGAACGCAGATTGCATCAGACCTGCATGATGATATGGGCTCTTCCCTCAGCAGCATTCATATTTTTAGTGAGCTGCTGCGGAAATCAGGAAATAATAAAGAAGAACTGCTGACCAAAATAGAGGAGAATGCAAGGGATACGCTGGATGCGCTGGATGACATCATCTGGCTGGTAAAGCCTACCAACGATCGCTTTGAAAATCTTTGTCAGCATATAAGGGAATATGCAGTGCCCATGTTTGAATCAAAAGAGATCCGTTTTACCATTGATTTTCCTGAATCAATTGCCGAAATCCCGCTGCCAATGGATGTACGCAGAAATATTTTCCTGATCATTAAGGAAAGCGTGAATAACCTGGTAAAATACTCCCAATGTACTGAAGCTGCTATTACTGCCATTGATGAAGATACTGTAATATTCTTTGCCATAAAAGACAATGGCATTGGCTTTGACGCTGCAAAGCTTACCAACCGGAATGGTGTTAAAAACATACAGGCCCGGGCTAAAAGCATGAAGGCTGATATAAAAATCACCACCGCCAGCGGTGCGGGCACACTGGTTGAGTTTTGGGTAAAGAAAGACCGTACCGCCGCTGCCGAGGCATCCTGA
- a CDS encoding SusC/RagA family TonB-linked outer membrane protein, with protein MSKMLNLQIKSLLNVLCLILPFFLFPVYSFAQLKTISGTVRDESGNPLADVSVVSAKTNTGTKTDASGHYRISAEQGASLLFSSVNYETYTLVVDNRTSYDVVLKLINSDLADVVVVGYGKQKKVNLVGAVSMVKIDDKTTGRALPNVSSALTGLVPGLSAVQNSGMAGANGAQLIIRGLGTANNSSPLVVVDGMPDVDINRVNLNDIESISVLKDATSASVYGSRAANGVILITTKSGKGSYRTAFNVSSNMTLEVPRKAYEFMADYPRALTLEQVRAATNTLPGNQLFKNGTIDQWMALGMIDPLRYPNTDWWDIILQNGAYQNYNVSASGGNDKSNFFSSVGMLDERGMQINNSYRQYNARFNFDYKLKSNMNTGVRFSGNWSNYTYALAEGFTDPASTNTAGFDMQYAIAGITPYDPVSGHYGGVMAYGEDPQAYNPYTLYQNQLNHRNRQEAYTSMYWDWTPVKGLTARVDYSLNYYNQFAYTANMPNQAFNFQTNTYGSRVYVGQNAGITNNTSTGYKTILNGRLNYHTVIAKDHDISALFVYAEEFWYDRTQGSARNDRLYPTLHEIDAALTDIQSTSGNSSTEGLRSYIGRVNYTAYNKYLLEGNFRVDGSSKFLPGHRYGFFPSLALGWKFTEEGFISNFTDQFLSQGKLRVSYGGLGNNSGISRYQQQPTLATMNYIIANNITTGFVNSKMTNQELTWEKTNVLNIGLDLGFLNNRLTAELDYYDRLTTGMLRPSDMSILLTGAYNPPPNRNIGNMRNRGVEANISWKDNIAKSISYGFSLNASYNKNRLESWNELLTRGATNNGNNVFINMPYDFLYYYDAIGIAQTWQDVYNATPQGAQPGDILRRDVNGDGRIDGNDQIADPKFNQTTPSFNGSLTSYISWKGIDLTCMLQGATGRKDFWLNAFNNVNFNTSRYAVTWDHWNNPWSVENRDGTWPRLGGSGNNTATSTFWLDDMSYLRLKNLQIGYSLPPSLLQRVHVASLRIAGSAENLATITSYRGLDPEKAGNNNNMYPIVKSYSLVIQLGF; from the coding sequence ATGTCTAAGATGTTAAATCTTCAGATAAAGAGCCTGCTAAATGTTCTTTGTCTGATCCTGCCGTTTTTTCTTTTTCCTGTTTATTCTTTTGCACAGCTGAAAACGATTTCAGGAACTGTCAGGGATGAATCCGGTAATCCTTTGGCGGATGTTTCCGTGGTGTCTGCCAAAACCAACACGGGTACCAAAACTGATGCTTCCGGGCATTATCGTATTTCGGCTGAACAGGGCGCCTCGCTGCTCTTTTCGTCTGTAAACTATGAAACGTATACCCTTGTGGTGGACAACCGAACGAGCTATGATGTAGTGCTTAAGCTGATCAATAGTGATTTGGCCGATGTGGTGGTGGTAGGTTATGGAAAACAGAAAAAAGTGAACCTGGTAGGGGCGGTATCCATGGTAAAGATTGATGATAAAACCACTGGCCGTGCTTTACCGAATGTATCTTCTGCCCTGACCGGTTTGGTACCCGGCCTGTCTGCCGTACAAAACTCAGGTATGGCCGGTGCCAATGGAGCACAGCTCATTATCCGCGGTTTGGGCACTGCCAACAACAGCTCGCCGCTGGTTGTGGTAGATGGTATGCCGGATGTGGACATTAACCGGGTGAACCTTAATGATATTGAAAGTATCTCCGTTTTAAAGGATGCCACTTCCGCTTCGGTGTATGGGTCCCGGGCGGCCAACGGTGTTATACTGATCACCACAAAATCCGGTAAAGGCAGTTACAGAACCGCCTTTAATGTTTCAAGCAATATGACGCTTGAAGTGCCCAGGAAAGCCTATGAGTTTATGGCAGATTATCCCAGGGCGCTTACCCTGGAGCAGGTAAGGGCCGCTACCAATACATTACCCGGGAACCAGCTTTTTAAAAATGGTACAATTGACCAGTGGATGGCCCTGGGAATGATTGACCCGCTCCGCTATCCGAATACGGACTGGTGGGACATTATTCTGCAAAACGGGGCATATCAAAACTATAATGTATCTGCTTCAGGGGGCAATGACAAGTCGAACTTTTTCTCATCTGTAGGTATGCTGGACGAAAGGGGCATGCAGATTAATAACAGTTACCGGCAGTACAACGCCCGGTTCAACTTTGATTACAAATTAAAGTCCAATATGAATACGGGTGTCCGGTTTAGCGGAAACTGGTCCAACTATACCTATGCGCTGGCCGAAGGGTTTACCGATCCCGCTTCAACCAATACAGCGGGATTTGATATGCAGTATGCCATTGCCGGTATTACGCCCTATGACCCCGTATCCGGTCATTATGGAGGGGTCATGGCCTATGGGGAAGATCCGCAGGCTTATAATCCTTATACGCTTTATCAGAACCAGCTGAACCACCGCAACCGACAGGAAGCGTACACTTCCATGTACTGGGACTGGACACCTGTTAAAGGGCTGACAGCAAGAGTTGATTATTCATTGAACTATTATAACCAGTTTGCCTATACTGCTAATATGCCCAACCAGGCTTTTAACTTTCAAACGAATACCTATGGCAGCCGTGTATATGTGGGGCAGAATGCAGGCATCACCAATAATACCAGCACAGGGTATAAAACGATCCTGAACGGCCGGCTAAACTATCATACCGTCATTGCAAAAGATCATGATATCAGTGCCCTGTTTGTATATGCCGAAGAGTTCTGGTACGACCGTACGCAGGGAAGCGCAAGGAATGACCGGTTATATCCGACCTTGCATGAGATCGATGCGGCGCTTACTGATATACAGAGCACCAGTGGTAACTCAAGTACCGAAGGATTGCGCTCTTATATCGGACGGGTCAATTATACCGCCTATAACAAATATCTGCTTGAAGGTAATTTCCGGGTTGATGGATCTTCAAAATTTTTACCGGGCCACCGTTATGGATTCTTTCCTTCCTTAGCTCTTGGATGGAAATTTACGGAAGAAGGGTTTATCAGCAATTTTACGGATCAGTTTCTTTCACAGGGCAAACTGCGGGTATCCTATGGAGGGTTGGGTAATAACAGCGGTATCAGCCGCTATCAGCAACAGCCTACACTGGCTACTATGAACTACATCATCGCCAATAATATTACAACGGGGTTTGTAAACTCAAAAATGACCAATCAGGAGCTGACCTGGGAAAAGACAAACGTGCTGAACATCGGGCTGGACCTGGGCTTTTTAAACAACCGGCTCACAGCGGAGTTAGATTATTATGACCGGTTGACCACCGGAATGCTTCGTCCTTCAGACATGTCCATACTCCTTACCGGTGCCTACAATCCTCCTCCCAACAGGAATATAGGCAATATGCGTAACAGGGGGGTAGAAGCGAACATTTCCTGGAAAGACAATATTGCGAAAAGCATTAGTTACGGGTTTAGCCTGAATGCCAGTTATAATAAGAACCGGCTGGAATCCTGGAATGAACTCCTGACACGGGGGGCTACCAATAATGGTAATAATGTGTTTATAAACATGCCTTATGATTTCCTGTACTATTATGATGCGATCGGTATTGCACAAACCTGGCAGGATGTGTATAATGCCACGCCGCAGGGGGCACAGCCCGGTGATATTCTGCGCAGGGATGTAAATGGCGACGGCAGAATTGACGGGAATGATCAGATCGCTGATCCGAAGTTTAACCAGACAACACCGTCGTTCAACGGATCTTTAACCAGCTATATTTCCTGGAAAGGCATTGATCTTACCTGTATGCTTCAGGGAGCAACCGGCAGAAAAGACTTCTGGCTGAATGCCTTTAATAACGTTAATTTTAATACCTCCCGGTACGCCGTTACCTGGGATCACTGGAATAATCCCTGGTCGGTGGAAAACCGTGATGGCACCTGGCCGCGGCTTGGGGGAAGTGGCAATAATACGGCGACCTCTACTTTCTGGCTCGATGATATGAGTTACCTGCGGTTGAAAAATTTGCAGATAGGTTATTCGCTTCCTCCCTCTTTATTGCAAAGGGTGCATGTGGCCAGCTTGCGCATAGCCGGGTCGGCGGAAAACCTTGCCACCATTACTTCTTACAGGGGCCTTGATCCTGAAAAGGCCGGTAATAATAATAACATGTATCCCATTGTAAAATCTTATTCACTCGTTATTCAACTGGGTTTTTAA
- a CDS encoding RagB/SusD family nutrient uptake outer membrane protein, whose translation MTKTKLIQNALLAPSMALLLLMQVSCRKDLLDREPTTELAQVSFWKSESDATTALMGAYAAVRPCFDRDYYLDGQSEYVRTRGTSTTSGNLSLGDAYNGGNYNPTGYGGSFDKMFRYLYGAVNRTNYVIDNVNRMLETAEPSSVAGLERVIGEARLLRGMVYFRLISMWGDVPYIGHEVFNNSEVAGLSRMPIAQVKDSIMADFTYAYEKLPDNAGELGRASKPAALAFRGKLQLYWASWKNFGWPELEGFTANAQEAKTAYEAAAEDFKKVITDYGLDLYMGGEPGEISPPGKADQLPNYYYLFTPKANGNSEMIMVFTHGGTGTGQGEELMRDFAGRSHEGSQCWVSPRYEIADRYQSLTTGDFATPMIPMNPSTNTAARTTPNSAVNPQSYANRDYRMKATIEWDYEMSIGMVSLKSTGFVPFIYKTWAQPVTIDGVKYTTYNTDGTNSGYVFRKFVRDYAGQGRSDGDFAWPVMRLADVFLMYAEATNELNGPQDDAIALVNRIRHRGNLPPLAADKTDTKEHFFSAIEQERIIELAGEGMRSFDLRRWRALERVWGPPGSAGVWRIDTWGANQQRYFQNTSEREYQQDYIFRIPPSERDKNPNLTQNIPWR comes from the coding sequence ATGACGAAAACAAAATTGATACAAAATGCTTTATTAGCACCTTCAATGGCATTGCTGCTATTGATGCAGGTTTCCTGCAGGAAGGATTTACTGGACAGGGAGCCGACCACTGAACTTGCGCAGGTAAGCTTCTGGAAATCTGAGTCGGATGCTACAACCGCTTTAATGGGCGCTTATGCCGCAGTGCGCCCCTGCTTCGACAGGGATTATTATCTGGACGGTCAATCGGAGTATGTGCGCACCAGGGGTACCAGTACCACTAGTGGTAACCTTTCACTGGGCGATGCATATAACGGGGGGAATTATAACCCAACCGGCTATGGAGGCAGTTTTGATAAAATGTTTCGCTATCTCTACGGGGCGGTAAACCGTACCAATTATGTTATTGATAATGTGAACCGGATGCTTGAAACTGCTGAGCCTTCTTCTGTTGCAGGATTGGAGCGGGTTATAGGAGAAGCCCGCCTGTTGCGCGGTATGGTCTATTTCCGGCTGATCTCCATGTGGGGCGATGTGCCTTATATTGGTCATGAGGTATTTAATAATTCTGAAGTGGCCGGTTTATCCCGGATGCCGATCGCCCAGGTAAAGGACTCGATCATGGCGGATTTTACATATGCTTACGAAAAATTGCCGGACAATGCCGGTGAGCTGGGCAGGGCTTCCAAACCTGCGGCCCTGGCCTTCAGGGGAAAGCTGCAATTATATTGGGCTTCCTGGAAGAACTTCGGGTGGCCGGAACTGGAAGGGTTTACCGCAAATGCCCAGGAAGCAAAAACAGCATATGAAGCGGCTGCGGAAGATTTTAAAAAAGTGATCACTGATTATGGGCTCGATCTGTATATGGGAGGTGAGCCCGGAGAAATTTCCCCGCCGGGAAAGGCGGATCAACTCCCCAATTATTATTACCTGTTTACACCAAAAGCCAATGGTAATTCAGAAATGATCATGGTGTTTACGCATGGTGGAACGGGCACCGGCCAGGGAGAAGAACTGATGCGTGATTTTGCGGGTCGTTCACATGAAGGGTCGCAATGCTGGGTATCGCCCCGTTATGAAATTGCCGATCGTTACCAGTCGCTGACCACCGGTGATTTTGCAACGCCGATGATTCCGATGAACCCGTCTACCAATACCGCGGCACGGACCACACCCAATTCGGCGGTCAATCCGCAGAGCTATGCCAACCGGGATTACCGGATGAAAGCCACTATTGAATGGGATTACGAGATGAGTATTGGCATGGTTTCCCTGAAGTCTACCGGTTTTGTACCTTTTATTTATAAAACCTGGGCACAGCCGGTTACCATTGATGGAGTGAAGTATACCACCTATAATACGGATGGAACCAATTCCGGCTATGTGTTCCGCAAATTTGTGCGTGATTATGCAGGGCAGGGCAGAAGCGACGGCGATTTTGCCTGGCCGGTGATGCGCCTGGCCGATGTGTTTCTGATGTACGCGGAAGCAACCAATGAATTGAACGGACCGCAGGATGATGCCATCGCCCTGGTGAATCGTATCCGTCATCGAGGTAATCTTCCGCCGCTTGCCGCTGATAAAACCGATACTAAAGAGCATTTCTTCAGCGCAATAGAACAGGAGCGGATCATTGAACTGGCAGGTGAGGGGATGAGGAGCTTCGATTTGCGCCGCTGGCGGGCACTGGAAAGAGTATGGGGCCCTCCCGGCAGCGCAGGGGTCTGGCGTATAGACACCTGGGGCGCCAATCAGCAGCGCTATTTCCAGAACACTTCCGAAAGAGAATACCAGC